A region of the Drosophila subobscura isolate 14011-0131.10 chromosome J, UCBerk_Dsub_1.0, whole genome shotgun sequence genome:
TTCCCATCTAGGGCCAAGCGGAGAGCAAGAAGCAAGGCAGCAAGTCGCAGCGTCGTCACCTGAATGCCAACGGCAACATTCAGGACATGGCACAGGAGTCTCTGCAGCTACCGCCGCATACCAAAGGCACCGCCATGTCCTTTGGCTTTCGCAAGAAGCTCAATGGCACGCCCAAGAAGCTGAAGAAACTGCtggaaaaccaaaccaattgCCACGCGGCAACAGACACAAAGGACGACAACGGCAATGCGCGTAAGTTCCTCTCTGATTTCTGTTCCTTTTTGGACAGCCATTTAACAATCGTTGGACACGACAGCAGCTACAGCCATTCACTTTGAGAAAGTGGGcgccgccgcagctgccacTTCGACGGCGGCGGGCCAGCGCTTTGGCTACAGAggaggcccaggcccaggcccaggcccgcAGCCTCGGCCCGCCTCCACGGGCTTGTACGGCCACAGCGAGGAGTGCGCAGAGAATGCccgaaataacaacaacaacaacactcagggaggagcaggagcagccagcagcacgcCGCTGGTTAGCAATTGTAAGtacaaaaaggcaaaagaaaaacttcaGCGCCCGCCTCAACTTTtccgctgccctgcccccagTGAAACGTCGCTCCAAGAGCGCACATGCGGCACGCAGCAGCGCCGATGGTGGAGAGCCCAAAATAGCACAGCCCAAGACGCTCACATTCAATCTGAACCAGAACACAACCATCGAGTACCAGCGGCGGCAGTTCTTCGGGGAGATTGCGGATGAACGCGGCGGCACACAGGGGACGCGCTGCAACTACAGCAATCTGGCCAGCATGCACGCGAATGTCATGTGAGTCGGGggcaaccaaccagccagccagccttcCCTCCACCTAATGCTAGCTCCTGTCTGCCCCACAGCGCACGCCCCACGCCCGCCAGCTTTGCCAAGTTTACGCTGCAAACGGTGAGCCTGCCGCGGCCCGAGTATCCCGTGGCCATCAGCCTGACGGCCACCACACCCACCACGCCCAGCGGCAGCGTGCAGTCGCCGGTGCCCAGCCACGCGACGGGTGCCAGGGCCAAGGATACTTGCACCAGCGCGCGGCAGCATCCGCTGACCTCGGTGCACGTGCAGCCCACGCAGCGGCAACTCGACCAGAAGAGCGTCAAGCAGCTGACCAACAACTCCACGCGTCGCGGCTTCTCGGGCAGCCGCGAGATTAGCGCCGATTCGGGCATTGCCAGCCTGGACATGGCCTTGGATTCGGGCAGCTCGGGCAGCAGTTCGGCGGGCTCCAagcgcagtcgcagtcggcCCCGGAATCTGCAGATGGTGATGAGCGGCCGGCACACGTTCGAGGTCAAGGATGTGGACGATCCGCCCTCGAGCGAGTCCAACTCCTTTGTGGAGCCACTGGCGCTGCCCAAGCTGCCCACAGACGGCAGCCAGgcggtgccgctgccgctgctcgggCTGGTGCGCTCCAACACGGTGCTCAGCCGCGAGAGCTACGAGcggcggcaggaggagcagcagcagccggcggagggcaagcccaagcccaagccgaGTGGCTCcgatgagagcgagagcgtggACGAGGAGAAGCTTTATCTAGACTCATCCACCTCCGAGAAGAGTGCCAAGCAGCAGAGTCACTCCTCCGTGTCGAGTTCGTGGCGCTGCCAGTCGTTGGCCGGCGAGTCCCTGGCCGCCAtggactgcagcagcatgagcATCAGCGACAGTCAGGCGCCAGAGGTCGGCAGGGAAAACGAAAGGGAGGAGGACATGTCCCTCGGCCTAGACGAGATTAGTCTCAACCCAACGGACATGCCTTTCAGCACAATTTGTGAGTAGCTCTCGGGTGGGATTATCCTTCCTCTAGTTCATCTCTTGCCCCTCCTTTAGCTTCTCTGACGGAGCCGCCCGCTAAGCAGGAGGCAGCGCCGCTGCTCAACATGCATCTGGTGGACAATCGCGAGGCATCGCCGCGTCCGCGCTCCTTCAACAATGCGCTCAACGAGTCCAAGTTCGCggagctggcgctggccagcagcagctgcctcctgctgGACGATGAGACCTCGCCCACGGACAGCCTGGTGAGCAGCACCGAGGACTCGGAGGAGGCGGGCGGCAAGCTCAAGAAGCACAAACTGAACGAGGAGCGCCAGCAGAaggacatcgacatcgacatcgacattgACATTGATGAGATCTCGCCGCtgctcgagctggagctggacacGGGCTGCGGCAGTCCCGTCTCCCCCGGCACGCCCACCCATGCCTCGCACTCGCTGTCGCTGGGCTCGGACTGTGGCAACCTGATCGATGACGAGATCGCCGACCAGCCGGCGCTGCTGTGCAACAGCGAGGCCCACGAGGTGGCCACCGACACGCCCACGCTGATGGAAACGCACACCGGGTCGCTGCGCTCGCTGAAGAGCCAGTCGAAGGCACGCACCGCCCTGCAGCAGGCCATCGAGCTGAGTCTGCGCACGCCCATGGCCGTGCGGCAGGCGGTGCTGGATCGCGCCGAGTCGCTGGACACCCTCTCGCCCTGCGAGTCCATCTGCTCCGACGATCTCATGATGGACTTTGACATGAACAGCAGCGTGGACTCCATTGATCACATGGCGCCCGTGTCGggtcgcagtcgcagtggcTCGGATCTGCATCGCATTGGCGTCGAAATGGATCCCGCGCAGGCAGAGGCCGAGGCTGAGCTGCTCTCCGAGATGGAACGCAACGGCAGCGATGTCATGAAGGAGCTCAACTCGCTGCTgcgcggcaggcggcagcgtGGTGGCGCCAGGGAGCGCATCAGGTGAGTGTTTCCCCCCACCCCAATACCCACTCCCCGAACGTAACGGAACTGTGGCTAATGGAATCGTGATGCTTTGTGCGCGCTCTCCTTGCTGGCACTTGGCTGGCAGCCAACGAGTGTCCGTCCGAATTATTATTAAgtgcactctccactctccacttcactctccacttcactctccacttcactctccactccactctcttccCTGTCCCGTTTCCACTTGATTCTGCATTGCGCTGTGGTCTGGCAAAGTCACTGAGTAAATCAATCAGCAGCCTGCTCTGCCGCCCCTactctttttcgctttttttcgctctctttctatctttgGTTGCTAGACTTCCGCCGGCCGGCAAGCGATTAACCCTAGAAAGGCGCGTCTTTCCGAATGTAAAAGAATATGTGACTTTAGGTTctaaaattgaaataatttattgtatAATATCTGGGgtatgaaatttaatttaaattattatgcaaatattttcttagtTTTATGTGATTCtaaatgaatatatattttttttcaaagAATTATTTGTATTCTCTATTTTCCACTCATTACACCCACTTGTTCTTCCTAGTGTTAATTTTCACCGTCACAGCCAGACATGCATATGccttaattaattcattcccAAAGTAAACAGCAAGCAGAAACATCATCAGCACACAGCGCCGTATTTGCTCACCCTTAGCGACACCCTGGGGttaagcaaatgcaatttgattttttgccGACTCAGAGCTTAGGCATCGCCATGTCTCCTACCCCAGTGCCAACCCAAAGGGGCACGCCCTTTTGCCAATGCATTTGtaatgggaaaatggaaattgaaattgaaattagcCCAAAattagacagacagacagacatcagTGGCACAGGTTGGAGCAGTGAAATAAAACCCCGCAATGATTGCAgttatttctgtgtgtgtgtttgcccaaaAGGTTACTCCATTCCAACCATTCCCACTGCTAGGTCCCGTTGCACCATGCACgaagggggagagagaggagagaggacaACTCTGTGTGGGCTACAAGCAAAGCCAAGACCGAAACCAAAGGCAACGGCACTTGGCATTTTGAGGCAATTGTCTTTGGATTGGATCCCTCTttcgcgctctctccctctctctctcgctctgcagGGGAGCCAGCTCCGGTCCGGGGGCCTGGCCAAATCGTGGTCGTAGTTAAGATAACATTTTGACTTTGGCCTGAGACTTGATGGCGAGTGCCGCATTCTTTTGTcatggcaacggcaatgcAAAGGCTACAACAACGGCAACCGGCAACGGCACGACATCCACGACAACCCATCGACGGAGTCGttttctggctctggcctaAAAGTTGGAAAAACTTTATTGCGCCccgccatgccatgccaggccatgccatTGCCATGTGCACTGGAAGGAAAAATCAATTGTCTGGCAGTGGAgggggaggtggaggtggaggagggaTACTGATACTCGCATGAACCTGTTTTCTCCCAGCCAAGAGCCAAATAACTGCAAAAATGCCGCTGGCCTTCtcaggttttgttttttgcctgcACATGCGTCGGGACATTGGCTTTCCttgcttgccacttgccactgcaCTTTCCTTGCCACTCACTCACCAAGCAGCATGCAGCGTGCACCAtgcgatccgatccgatccgatccgatccgatacACGAATTAGAAGGCACTCCAACCTAAGGCCATAAATAAACAGCTGCGCAAAATCCATTCAGCGGCAAGCCACTCGATAATCCACCAGTCCAAGCAGTTCCCAGAGCCCATATGCAAAATCTTATGAGAGCCCACACTTGTGGCTTAACCTTGAGACTGTGTTAGGCATGAGTCACTCTCTCGCGACCCGCTCACCCGGCTCACAACTGCTGAGTAAGCCATCGCCGCAACAGACTCAATCGCCCATGATCATCGGCTCTCCACACTCAGCCAGAAAGTGCAgtgaaggcaaaaaaaaagaatagtTCCATTGTGATCGTTGCAGCCGGAATGCTGCATAAATATTGTGGCTGTTGccattgtctgtctgtccgcccaGGAGAGCTTTCTTTTCTAACGGAGATAGAAGCAGACAAGACCAGACCAGCCcagaccacaccacaccacttGCCCACAttcttgcactgcttgcacagCTTGCTTTATCTcttgcggctgttgctgcagctgctgctcgctggctgTTGCGTTGCTTGCTGGAACGTGGTGGCAACGAAACattggcaacaacagcaaccaaagcACAGTGGCGCGGAATGTGGAATTTGTGTGTAAAGGGAAGAGAGCAAGAAAGCTTTCGGTTTAGCTGGAATATAAACATTTGGGGTAAATAAAATGATCGAAGAAGATgtcagtgtaaataaaatatttgcatacatattgTAATTTCTGCCACAACAATTTTCACTGCTCGCTTCTCCACTTTGTGCCACTGTAGCCGCTATGCTTTTTCGTATCACTACCATTCCACACCGTTCCCATTAGCTCCACGCTGGGCttgctggctgtctggctcCAACTTCAACCAACTTCGATACCAACTTCAACTTTAGTATTAAACAAGATCTCAAAGCGCGCGGTTCACTTCGGAACGGTACGATTCCTTCggctcagtctcagtctcgtCTCTGTAGAATAATAAATTAAGCTCGTACTTTGTTGTGAGACCCAATCCCCAACCCTCTCGGGCAACAATCAGCTTGTGGTTCTGCTCAATCAATTCAATCTGATTGTGTGTACAAATTGTGCAAGAAACGTTGTGCGAAGAGCGCGTGGGAGCCCCGCAGCATTAATTGCGTTGTTAAtaaccaaaaagaagagacgcgagagagaggcacatAACAAAGAGCAGCAACCCAAAACAAGAGCCAGTGACCGCAGAGCCAGGCggttggtgtttttttttggcattcgtCGCCTCTATCGATACGCACTGCTGCCTCTTCCATGCCACAGATAGGCCAACCGGAGCCACCAGCACAGACAACAGCTTCAACGTTTATAACAAAAGACAAGCCGCGGGCACAAGTGTCAATGGAACAGGCCAACCATCCATAAAAGAAATCATTCCACTTAGGCTGGAACTGCGACCGACTCGAATTCGGATTCGGACTCTGGCTCTCAAGTGAGTAAAAGGTAGAGGGAAAGATATTCAAACCCCCAGCGGCACTGTGGTAGCCAAAGTGGGTGATGATTTCCGCTCTAAGCGTTGCGTAATTTGATATGCAACCcggtggcaagtggcaggggTACGTTCAGCTGTGCGGGGCACACAATGTGAATGACGCTGGAAAGTGTGtcacatgcaaatgcagagcGAAGCGGTGGCAACCTTTTTGGGTAAATCTTTGTTGGAATTTGATGCCATAAACGTAACAATTACAGATAtcagagatacacacaccATTCCATTTGGTAGCTGCTTTGGCCCCTTTTATGGCTTTGGAAGCCACTTCAAGTTCAGTTGCATTTTGCGGCGCGTTCAGGTTTAGCCGGGGCCCACGGATTCGGTTGCcatcttcctgctgctgttgctggcatGCATAATTCAACAGAGAAGaacatttgccacacacagaaatccAAGCCACAGACATAAGCTGGCTATACGGCAAGAGCTTCAAGAACCCCAGCCCCATCGAGTGCAAatacaaagatacagataggctgctgctgctgtctcggCTGCTACCTACCTAACtacctgtctgtctgtctgtctgtcgttctgtctctctgtatcCCCCCTTTTGGCTTCCATCGTTGATCATCTGCGGGAACTGCGcgctgtggcatgccacagatacacactGTCGGATGCCCATCTCGAGACtcgtctctctccctgtctccaTGTGTGAGAATGTTggttatttctttattttttatggccattacCATTACTGGCGTTACGTGCTCTAcccccatccatccaaccattcCGCATCAGTCCATCATTCCCCACCATTACCCCTCCATCCTGCATTGCGCTCTAATGAAGCtgcctttccatttccatttcctttttcCTCTTCATTTATGCaagcaaaacttttgtctGTCTTTAAAGGTCTATGACTCATTCCCTTTTGCATTCCCCATCCCAACCATTCCGCTTGATGGAGATAAAGATCTCTGCAtgccgctctctcactctctttctccctctctcgtttGCCATCTCCACCTCAGACTCCTCTCTGACAAATGACGTTTTGTCGCACAAATTGATAAGTGCCGTTAGGAAGTGGAGTTCGAGTAATGCATGTCaacgcctctgcctctgccaatGTTACCCCCTGTCAATGTTCCACTGGTTGCCGCatgattgtgattgtgattgctTGTCATTGTTGGCCGTTAGCAGTAGGCAgttggctctttggctcttaCCTGTTGGCGGTTAACAGTTGCAGTCACCGCCACACAGCACGACAGACAGCGGTAGCAGCTACGGGCAGCCGTGCAGTTGTCCAAGTTAGCGACAGTTGCCGTTGGCGTTGCCGTTGGCTGTAGCGCACGCGTGGAGTCATCACAAAATGAGACAGATaaatgcagacacacaaatgcacacagCTGTGGGGTACGGGCAGGTGCGTAGACAAAAGGGGACGCTGCAAATGCAACTAATAAACTGCCAAGAGAGCGATCTGCTTGTACGCAGATTTTGTTCCATTTCTAAACGGGCATTCCTCGCTCTTTGTGTGCCAATAAAACTTCAATCAATATTCCATTAAATATGACATTTGACCCAAGTAAATCCTCCCCTTTTGGCACTACCTCGTTTATTAATGTTTTATGTTGTGTTAATGGAGctgtggaaaatgcatttgttgctgctgctgttgccacctgctgctgcaatgaCGAGCATTTTGTCGTCTAACAattgcgtttttgttttcttcacaGTGCGAAATATCCGGCGCTGCTCAGACAAATAACATTGAATGAGTGCAGGGCGGAGTGGAGAGTGTAGAGAATGAGTAGAGTAgagtgtggagagtggagtggagagtggagtgggtaTTGTAGCTCTTTGAGTGGTGCGCATTGTTTTGACTTGAGTGGATCTCCCACCTCGCCACCTCGTGCTTGATTGCTGCATTCATATTCATAGTTATTCATACTGCATTCATTATTCACTGCATTCATTGTGCTCGTACAAAACAACATAAAGTTGGCGTGCgaaaaatccccaaaaaaagCATGTGGAATATTTGtatgtctctttctctctctttgtgtgttcGAGCTCTTTAGCAAAGTGCacctgtgtttgtgtgtgtgtttgtgtttatgaTTTGGACACACaataatgtaaaatgtaaacaataattgctttttgtttggcaagCCAGCCACGAGTTGTATCCATTTGAACTTTTTTTGCTTGGGTTACTTGTACaacaaaattgaacaaaaaagcgaaaagcataaaccaaaaaccgaaaaccacaACGAAGTGCAGGCTCCAATGCGCCTCCATTGGATTACGCAATTCCGAGCTGATTGTTGATGttttattgatatttaatcAGTTTGATTACGAGCTGTACTAATGAATGAGTTAAGGCTGAGCTTGCAGactcaaaattcaattgattaatgaattaaaatgATGATACAGCAGACCCACCTATAGCTATGCCACCCGCTGAGAATTCCTCCAATTAAAGTGTAGAATTTATGCCACAGAAACCCCCCGTTGAAGCGCTGTCCATTTGCTACAAAAGAAGGCAACTTTCTGCCATAAAGAATCACTCGAAGCTCTCAGCACTTTCATCTGCAGCCGAGCTCTACCGAAACTTCAATTTGCTTATGCCCCAGATTCCCccagcaaacaattttcttggcatttcgtggagcaaaaaacaacaacataaaaaatgCACTAAAACAAAAGAGTTATTTGCAAAAATTCCAAAAGTCTGTGCCAGTTTCTGTCTCCAGCGACGACCACTTTTGCTTTCCTcaaattggttttattttcttgtggGAAATTCATTCGTGAGCTGCTcgaattaatttcattttcgtaATGGGAATGGATACGCCAGCGGCAAATGAAATATCCATGATGGAGCTTCGAATTATTATGAAGACAAAAAGCCCATTAACCTTTGGTCAGGGTCTGGGTCGGACTTTGGGAATGGAGCATCGAAAAACtatcaaatgaatgaatgaatttttggCTGGCATTAATAGCTGTACGTTTTTCAACAGTTTGTATAAATTATGCCGTGAAATTTTTTTGAACATTGCGCGCATGTGTAAGAGGGGAGAGCAGCCCACTCCCCCCCCGGAGCTACAACTCTAAGTGCACGCAACAGTTGCCTCGCGACTATCACTATCCaccagctgaagcagcagcagtagtgcCTCTTGGAtttatttgcagcagcagcagcagcagcagccagcattcATGTCAAAGTTATCTTAATGGCCCATTGACAACTGCCAGGCAGTGGCTGCTACCTTTGCCTGTGCCCTCATCAATGGCATTCACTTTCATTGCGGCCACGTTAATTGAAAGTGCACTAAACTAATtaaaaggcagaaaaagagTACGAAGCCAACACCCCAAAGAGCGCCCTCTCCGGGGCTAGTGCTGCATAACTCGTCAAAGTCTCCACACAGCTGTTCGGGGATCTGCGCATGTCCCGATTGTGTCATTTGCCGCAGggccaacacaacacacaacaaaacacacagcaagCAACATGGACGAGGAGCTGGCTGTAAATTCCTAGCTAGAAATAGAAACTGGATTTGTGGAACAATGTCCGAGGCGGCGGATACTTCCAGCAAATTGTCGCCCAAGGGTGTGCGTCGCGTTCGCACCGATCTGAAGACATCGGAGAATGTGTTCCTGGGCAGCGTCAGGCCTCCACGAAAAACCTCACCCATGGCCATCAAGAGCCACCATcagcatcgtcatcatcattattgtCACTGTGCGCCACCGTTTGTGGCGAGCAGTGCGCCGCAGCCAAGTGAAACATATCAACATCTCAGGTGGTGGCAAGACACTCCCCTGACTGCCTTCCATCAAGGTCCTTTCTGAGTCATTCCGTTACTCATGCTTGTGCCTCTTTTCAGCGCCCAACTGCCAGCGCGTGCCACGCGGCTGCTCAATCGTTCGCGGCtgcaggaccagcagcagctgacgggCCACGACTCGGACAACAGCCTGCGGTCAAGCCACAGCGGcggagctgcagcggcagtgcgCAAACGGAGCACGGCCAATTCACGCGCCTCCACGGCCTCATCCACGTCCAGTCTGCCGCGCCAGCgacagccacagaggcagcaccagcagcagcaaccaggcGGCACTGCCTCGGGTGGCTGTGGCCTAAGGGTGCGCGGTTTGGGTAGCGGCGAGCTGCACAGCTCCTCGGACGATCTGATGTTGTATGACAAGTCATTCCGGAATGCCATGATCCAGGATGTGCTGCAGTTcaagaagcagctgctgcgactgcggcgcATCCTACAAGAGGTGAGTGAGGAGTCCTCCCAAGAGCTGTTTAAGAattttcgttttccatttcattcatggcacacacaccacacaacacacttCACCATTCAACCACTTGCACGAACCACTTAGGAGtctgattttgatttgaaaagGGTACGTTATGAGCTCTATTTTGTGTATCATTTCATTTGGGGAATAAACTCATGCCTGGCAACCTTCAGTAACACTTTCATGTCCATTCTTTCACAGACGGAAACCCTGAATCCCTTTGAGAATGATAATCTACAATTGTTTGCCGCCTGTGGGCTGGATAGCAAGCAGCTGAATGACATCGATTTGGCCAGCCTCACCTCGTCCACGACGGAGGATCCATTGCAGGAGTTAACGGATCTACGTAGACAGGTGGTTTACCTTCAGGTATTTGCacgttttttgcatttcgttcgCCCGATTAGATCACTGGAtaagacaacaaaacaaacaagaaactaaaataaaagcagGACACGCTCatactataaatatttctattgctgttgttgttcttaaATGTTTATTAGATACATGGAAACATATCCATGTGGCATGTACAAATACTATGACAAATATTCAGCAGAAATACTCAATATATAATCAAACTTTTTGCTTACTTAATTATCTACTCGTAAACGTAATTTTACATTCCGCACTTTGATTTTgcaaacacagaaaacacacacagaaaaatgccacaaaagtcTTGCAGTtttagctgttgttgtgtttgatTCATGGATTAATATGCTTCGATTGTTGCACACAATCAAAGCATGACAATCCAAATCTCAGTTATATTTATGCCTAGCAAGTTTATACTCGTCTAGCTATGATTTTGTTTACTCTCTTCTGGCGTAGTTCTTGTATTTGCCTAGTGACCTTTAATGACTCGCTACACAACACTGAACCTCTCATTaacgtttctctctctcttctctctttgtgtcGCTGTTTGGCAGGGTCAAGTCGATGATCGTGATCGCACCATACGCCTGCAGCGCGATCTCATTGAACAATTGGAGGCCGAGAAGCGGCTGCAACAGgttgctggcagcagcagcgacgctgCCAACAAGGAGCTCATCAGCATGGCCACCCAAACGGAGCGGGTaagcaaaacacacagcacacacccacactcccaCTCTAAGTgttgcacaacaacaacaattgactaACCGAAATCTGTCGTATGTATTTCTATTTTCAATTCCAACTCCAATTTGGATTCCACTTTCACAGACACGACCACTTGCCATTGGTGCGGAGGGTTTGTCCAGGTAGGCCATACATCCATTCCAgacatttatgtttatttccATCTATCTTGCGATTttctattttcaatttttggtttacatttgtgtgtaattttttgtgttatttgttgctgttgtctgttgtaatttttttggtgGGTTTTCATCAGAGACCACAAAAGCCGCAGGCTGTGGGCCGCAGCTTAACAAAACTTTAACAAAATGCTGCCagctgatgttgttgcttttgttgctattgctgctgcttaatgTTGGCTTGCAGTCTCGGTTTCGGCGTTCAGCTTCATGGTCCGTTGGTGGCATGCAAATCAGCTCGTAGCCTGGCCACTTTCCTGCCGCCTGTTGACGTtaatggcaacaaattgcaattggagCAGTCTAATTAGACAGCCAGTAgctcaaagcagcagcagcagttggaatttaattttgttttttgcatttcccaATTGACTAACAATAGACCGACCCACTTGAGACGCTAAGCGGAGAGCCTTAAACCCATGATTAACCAATGTGAATCTCTCTTACTCTTTTACACTCTCTAATGCCTGCCATGGAATACACAACACTTTTAACTAACACTTAACAACACTTTTTCCCCCCACACAATAATGCAATCATTTATAGACTACAATTTGGGG
Encoded here:
- the LOC117895871 gene encoding uncharacterized protein LOC117895871 isoform X14; translation: MSEAADTSSKLSPKGVRRVRTDLKTSENVFLGSVRPPRKTSPMAIKSHHQHRHHHYCHCAPPFVASSAPQPSETYQHLSAQLPARATRLLNRSRLQDQQQLTGHDSDNSLRSSHSGGAAAAVRKRSTANSRASTASSTSSLPRQRQPQRQHQQQQPGGTASGGCGLRVRGLGSGELHSSSDDLMLYDKSFRNAMIQDVLQFKKQLLRLRRILQETETLNPFENDNLQLFAACGLDSKQLNDIDLASLTSSTTEDPLQELTDLRRQVVYLQGQVDDRDRTIRLQRDLIEQLEAEKRLQQVAGSSSDAANKELISMATQTERTRPLAIGAEGLSRSKPEYTSYTTHFPMLHLHDSTLAATTIIRHHQQQHHQEEKEKEQCPTLSQTRRHTIISTTLTNYNQQLAAAATYPSTPRRASIGWDTPAEASNSYKPVRITLIGDPLPLPLQNGSCKSASKSSSSLSLPGSAAQNGVKMRYPNGCQSAKMKASNGQHYQPLYNSNKMTSPTVTIV
- the LOC117895871 gene encoding uncharacterized protein LOC117895871 isoform X7; the encoded protein is MGKCVSRQSAPPLPRITAPDDAAHRQSALRLSRCQPDLEQAHMWPQIWQQLTASSENTATAEEQAAFYDQNRRLEEAIESLYNEEQQQEQQQELQLELKQFLLQELLPAAAKQRQDTPAAAAAAAAVGTQNKGCLAAGNGNGNETGDEGQAESKKQGSKSQRRHLNANGNIQDMAQESLQLPPHTKGTAMSFGFRKKLNGTPKKLKKLLENQTNCHAATDTKDDNGNAPATAIHFEKVGAAAAATSTAAGQRFGYRGGPGPGPGPQPRPASTGLYGHSEECAENARNNNNNNTQGGAGAASSTPLVSNLKRRSKSAHAARSSADGGEPKIAQPKTLTFNLNQNTTIEYQRRQFFGEIADERGGTQGTRCNYSNLASMHANVIARPTPASFAKFTLQTVSLPRPEYPVAISLTATTPTTPSGSVQSPVPSHATGARAKDTCTSARQHPLTSVHVQPTQRQLDQKSVKQLTNNSTRRGFSGSREISADSGIASLDMALDSGSSGSSSAGSKRSRSRPRNLQMVMSGRHTFEVKDVDDPPSSESNSFVEPLALPKLPTDGSQAVPLPLLGLVRSNTVLSRESYERRQEEQQQPAEGKPKPKPSGSDESESVDEEKLYLDSSTSEKSAKQQSHSSVSSSWRCQSLAGESLAAMDCSSMSISDSQAPEVGRENEREEDMSLGLDEISLNPTDMPFSTISSLTEPPAKQEAAPLLNMHLVDNREASPRPRSFNNALNESKFAELALASSSCLLLDDETSPTDSLVSSTEDSEEAGGKLKKHKLNEERQQKDIDIDIDIDIDEISPLLELELDTGCGSPVSPGTPTHASHSLSLGSDCGNLIDDEIADQPALLCNSEAHEVATDTPTLMETHTGSLRSLKSQSKARTALQQAIELSLRTPMAVRQAVLDRAESLDTLSPCESICSDDLMMDFDMNSSVDSIDHMAPVSGRSRSGSDLHRIGVEMDPAQAEAEAELLSEMERNGSDVMKELNSLLRGRRQRGGARERISAQLPARATRLLNRSRLQDQQQLTGHDSDNSLRSSHSGGAAAAVRKRSTANSRASTASSTSSLPRQRQPQRQHQQQQPGGTASGGCGLRVRGLGSGELHSSSDDLMLYDKSFRNAMIQDVLQFKKQLLRLRRILQEESDFDLKRTETLNPFENDNLQLFAACGLDSKQLNDIDLASLTSSTTEDPLQELTDLRRQVVYLQGQVDDRDRTIRLQRDLIEQLEAEKRLQQVAGSSSDAANKELISMATQTERTRPLAIGAEGLSRLQFGEPPQSPKK